A window of Selenomonas ruminantium subsp. lactilytica TAM6421 contains these coding sequences:
- a CDS encoding precorrin-8X methylmutase produces MDFIKQPMEIENRSMEIIAPHLEGLNLTPEQVKVYSRLIHAAGDVEYAPITRMSADAIDKAMEALKGGCDIYTDVEMVRTGINKRKLASFGGQVHCLIADEEIAKTAKEQGITRSMAAMRKFGAQMNGAIIAIGNAPTALFEVLRQVEEEGLRPACIVGIPVGFVGAADSKAELAKQTTVPYITVEGTKGGSPIAAAAVNAMMYLINNDRG; encoded by the coding sequence ATGGATTTTATCAAGCAGCCAATGGAAATCGAGAACCGCAGTATGGAAATCATCGCTCCGCATCTGGAGGGACTGAACCTCACGCCGGAACAGGTGAAGGTCTATTCCCGCCTGATCCATGCGGCCGGGGATGTGGAATATGCGCCCATCACGAGGATGTCGGCAGATGCCATCGATAAGGCTATGGAAGCTTTGAAAGGTGGCTGTGATATCTACACCGATGTGGAAATGGTGCGCACGGGCATCAACAAGCGCAAATTGGCTTCCTTCGGCGGGCAGGTTCATTGCCTGATTGCCGATGAGGAAATCGCCAAGACCGCCAAGGAACAGGGCATTACCCGCTCCATGGCCGCCATGCGCAAATTCGGTGCGCAGATGAATGGAGCCATCATCGCCATCGGCAATGCGCCTACGGCACTCTTTGAAGTGCTGCGTCAGGTGGAGGAAGAAGGTTTGCGTCCGGCCTGCATCGTGGGCATTCCCGTGGGCTTTGTCGGTGCTGCTGATTCCAAGGCGGAGCTGGCCAAACAGACGACGGTTCCCTATATCACCGTGGAAGGCACCAAGGGCGGCAGCCCCATTGCGGCAGCTGCAGTCAACGCCATGATGTATCTGATCAATAACGACCGGGGCTAA
- a CDS encoding MotA/TolQ/ExbB proton channel family protein: MENIVAGLELFQKGGLVMYVLLLCSLFVMAIGVERFQYFRRMDSGRGFAREFFALMGNEDYAGAMKLAQESSGNMAEIIIQAVERAADGQEVSSFMEIQSGVALSHFRRRLYYLNVIVTMAPLLGLLGTISGMISAFSVFNVQSAQATAITGGVGEALIATAFGLCVAIMALAIHAFFVQWLENIITDMEQAFSLVEAKQAELTKAGAAYAFA; the protein is encoded by the coding sequence ATGGAAAATATCGTTGCAGGGCTGGAGCTCTTTCAAAAGGGCGGGCTGGTTATGTATGTGCTGCTCTTATGTTCCTTGTTTGTCATGGCCATCGGCGTGGAGCGTTTCCAGTATTTCCGCCGGATGGATTCCGGCCGGGGCTTTGCCCGGGAGTTCTTTGCCTTGATGGGAAATGAAGATTATGCCGGGGCAATGAAACTGGCGCAGGAATCCTCCGGTAATATGGCTGAAATCATCATACAGGCTGTAGAGCGGGCCGCAGATGGCCAGGAGGTCAGCAGCTTTATGGAAATCCAGTCTGGTGTAGCATTGTCCCATTTCCGGCGTCGGCTGTATTATCTCAATGTCATTGTGACCATGGCACCGCTGTTGGGGCTTTTGGGCACGATCAGTGGCATGATTTCGGCCTTCAGTGTCTTCAATGTGCAGTCGGCGCAGGCGACGGCCATCACCGGCGGCGTCGGCGAGGCATTGATTGCCACGGCTTTTGGCCTGTGCGTGGCCATTATGGCGCTGGCCATTCACGCCTTCTTCGTCCAGTGGTTGGAAAATATCATCACGGATATGGAGCAGGCGTTCTCTTTGGTGGAGGCCAAACAGGCGGAACTGACAAAGGCGGGTGCGGCTTATGCGTTTGCGTGA
- the cobU gene encoding bifunctional adenosylcobinamide kinase/adenosylcobinamide-phosphate guanylyltransferase, translating to MAGKIILVTGGARSGKSAFAERLAAESGAAVGYIATAQIYDEEMRYRVKLHQQRRPENWQTFEAPFAAEQAIVEAAVSCKVLLFDCITLYLSNMLCAIPAEELTEEGAYGEMNVRIDRLLQAAQKAALHDVTTIFVTNEVGAGIVPENRLARFYRDVSGLANQKIAAAAEDVYAVLAGIPVNLKKINALLAQEGDR from the coding sequence ATGGCAGGAAAAATCATTCTGGTTACCGGCGGAGCCCGTTCGGGAAAATCCGCCTTTGCCGAAAGATTGGCGGCAGAGTCTGGCGCAGCTGTAGGCTATATTGCCACGGCCCAGATCTATGATGAGGAGATGCGCTACCGGGTAAAACTCCATCAGCAGCGGCGGCCGGAAAACTGGCAGACCTTTGAGGCCCCCTTTGCAGCAGAGCAGGCTATCGTTGAAGCTGCTGTCAGCTGCAAGGTTCTCCTGTTTGACTGCATCACGCTGTATCTGAGCAATATGCTCTGTGCTATTCCCGCTGAGGAATTGACCGAAGAGGGGGCTTATGGGGAGATGAATGTACGGATTGACCGTCTGCTGCAGGCGGCGCAGAAGGCAGCGCTTCATGATGTCACCACGATCTTTGTGACCAACGAGGTGGGCGCAGGCATCGTGCCGGAAAACAGGCTGGCCAGATTCTACCGTGATGTCAGCGGGCTGGCCAATCAGAAGATCGCAGCGGCAGCGGAAGATGTATACGCCGTGCTGGCGGGGATTCCCGTCAATCTCAAAAAAATCAATGCCTTGCTGGCGCAGGAAGGGGATCGATAA
- a CDS encoding TonB-dependent receptor plug domain-containing protein, protein MQKDLTGRVLATLAIGTLCFGTAVCQAETVNEDLGDMVVTAERMPSQRMSTPADVTVITAKQIEDNHYQTVGEALANVNGVVVTNGNANGDSEVVINGDQRVVVLVDGQRLNNDQGSMTRASVSLGMLPSVKNIERIEVVKGAGSALYGSDAVGGVVNIITRKGTKSETSVDLNTGSFKTHNYELTNQGSEQGWSWFVAAGLQKRGYFNYKGDNDSRTRMANSDYSNKSVSLRLDKQLSDNDSLRLNFNHKLADMGILGKAAGRRQKHNYNYGALTWNFKEQQPVKGFLRYFANYKSTDYQGKYDTHVQGVDYQNGWKLGPNNKLVAGAEWHQSESTNKQSGYENKKITTKAVFVQDTMRLTDKWFFVPGVRMDHHDAFGTHWTPKAAINYRADKQTKIYGSWGRVFKAPTADDMFYTDEMYGMYGNPHLKPESGHVETIGFTHEFSRKATLDASYFWSNIHDAIKWVYDPATLLTNAENVSREKKQGVQLSFTGRPSAHWSYDIGYSYIDTKTDGAKVLFYQPNGYRLGLHYHYDRWTANLLGRMGSGLDDNTYGCRHYAIWDFNTTYAATKNVDVYFKINNLTNKMYYLVPKSAYTGWYYPLQGRSFQLGIKVSF, encoded by the coding sequence ATGCAGAAGGATTTGACAGGACGTGTATTGGCAACGCTGGCTATTGGGACGCTATGCTTCGGTACGGCAGTCTGCCAGGCAGAAACGGTGAACGAGGACTTAGGGGATATGGTAGTTACGGCGGAACGTATGCCATCCCAGCGTATGAGTACCCCGGCCGATGTAACGGTGATTACGGCAAAGCAGATTGAAGACAATCACTATCAGACGGTGGGCGAGGCTTTGGCCAATGTTAATGGCGTGGTTGTCACAAATGGCAATGCGAATGGTGATTCTGAAGTGGTCATCAATGGCGACCAGCGTGTTGTTGTGCTGGTTGACGGTCAGCGTTTGAACAATGACCAAGGCTCCATGACCAGAGCCAGTGTCAGCTTGGGCATGTTGCCTTCCGTGAAAAATATCGAACGCATTGAGGTAGTGAAGGGGGCCGGCTCTGCTCTTTATGGCAGCGATGCCGTCGGCGGCGTGGTCAATATCATCACGCGCAAAGGAACAAAGAGTGAAACCTCAGTGGATCTGAATACGGGTTCCTTCAAGACGCATAATTACGAACTGACCAATCAGGGCAGTGAACAGGGCTGGAGCTGGTTCGTAGCGGCAGGATTGCAGAAGCGGGGCTATTTCAATTACAAGGGAGATAATGATTCCCGCACTCGCATGGCCAATAGCGATTATAGCAACAAGAGCGTTTCCTTGCGTTTGGATAAGCAGCTGTCTGACAATGACTCTTTACGGCTGAATTTCAATCATAAACTGGCAGATATGGGGATCCTGGGTAAGGCGGCAGGTCGCCGGCAAAAGCATAATTACAATTATGGAGCGCTGACCTGGAACTTCAAGGAACAGCAGCCTGTGAAAGGTTTCCTGCGCTATTTTGCCAACTATAAGTCCACGGATTATCAGGGCAAATACGATACTCATGTGCAGGGGGTGGATTATCAGAATGGCTGGAAGCTGGGGCCAAACAACAAGCTGGTGGCCGGGGCTGAATGGCATCAGAGTGAATCCACTAACAAGCAGAGTGGTTACGAGAACAAGAAGATTACCACTAAGGCTGTGTTCGTGCAGGATACCATGCGCCTGACGGACAAATGGTTCTTTGTGCCGGGTGTGCGCATGGATCATCACGATGCCTTTGGCACGCATTGGACGCCGAAAGCAGCCATCAATTATCGGGCAGACAAACAGACCAAGATTTACGGTTCCTGGGGCCGGGTATTCAAGGCGCCGACAGCTGATGATATGTTCTATACGGATGAAATGTATGGCATGTATGGCAACCCGCATTTAAAACCGGAATCCGGTCATGTGGAAACCATCGGCTTCACCCATGAATTCTCCAGGAAGGCAACGCTGGATGCCAGCTATTTCTGGAGCAATATCCATGATGCCATCAAGTGGGTTTATGACCCCGCCACTTTACTGACGAATGCTGAGAACGTATCCCGGGAAAAGAAGCAGGGCGTGCAGCTCTCCTTTACCGGCAGACCATCTGCGCATTGGTCTTATGATATTGGGTATTCCTATATCGATACCAAGACCGATGGTGCCAAGGTACTTTTCTATCAGCCGAATGGCTACCGTTTGGGGCTCCATTATCATTATGATCGCTGGACGGCTAATCTGCTGGGCCGTATGGGCAGTGGTTTGGATGATAATACTTATGGCTGCCGTCATTATGCAATCTGGGATTTCAATACCACCTATGCGGCGACGAAGAATGTGGATGTGTACTTCAAGATCAACAACCTGACCAACAAGATGTATTATCTGGTGCCGAAATCTGCATACACGGGTTGGTATTATCCTCTGCAGGGGCGTTCCTTCCAGCTGGGTATAAAGGTATCGTTTTGA
- a CDS encoding cobyric acid synthase — MANSIMLMGTSSHVGKSIITTALCRIFHQEGRKVVPFKAQNMALNSYVTKDGKEMGRAQVAQAEAAGLEPMVDMNPVLLKPTGNSCSQVIINGKAVGNMSAREYHKGYSLKAFGAVTDALARLQQEFDTLVIEGAGSPAEVNLKANDIVNMRVAKHLNAPVLLIADIDRGGALASLVGTLELLDEDERALVKGLIINKFRGDVTLLTPAVDFLEEKTGKPVLGIVPHIEDMGIDDEDSVSLDDKAVEQDEPQADLHIAVIQTPKISNFTDFDSLAAEPDVSLYYVKRAEELGHPDLILLPGSKNTTEDLLHLRECGLEAAIREQVADGTPLWGICGGYQMLGRKIADPLHTESANDEVQGMGYLPMETTFAAEKLTSQVQADCVQLDFLGRDIAVKGLYGYEIHTGETRFDGQPSHPFTIIDRSNESVNIAEGLTCQIDGQGQVVGTYIHGIFDQDDFRREVLNALRARKGLAALPVQRSVRQEKERAYNRLASVVRTSLDMEKLAEIMGERL, encoded by the coding sequence ATGGCAAATTCCATTATGCTGATGGGCACCAGCTCCCATGTGGGCAAAAGCATCATCACCACAGCTTTGTGCCGGATTTTTCATCAGGAGGGGCGCAAGGTAGTGCCCTTCAAGGCCCAGAATATGGCGCTGAATTCCTATGTGACCAAAGACGGCAAGGAAATGGGCCGGGCCCAGGTGGCTCAGGCAGAAGCTGCTGGCTTGGAACCTATGGTGGATATGAATCCGGTGCTGCTGAAGCCCACAGGCAACAGCTGTTCCCAGGTCATCATCAACGGCAAGGCCGTGGGCAATATGAGTGCCCGGGAATATCATAAGGGCTATTCTTTGAAGGCCTTTGGTGCAGTTACCGATGCTTTGGCACGTTTGCAGCAGGAGTTTGACACCCTCGTTATCGAAGGTGCCGGCAGTCCCGCTGAAGTCAATCTCAAGGCCAATGATATCGTCAATATGCGGGTGGCCAAGCACCTCAATGCACCGGTTCTATTGATTGCCGATATTGACCGTGGAGGCGCTTTGGCTTCCCTTGTAGGCACTTTGGAACTGTTGGACGAAGATGAACGGGCTTTGGTCAAGGGGCTGATCATCAACAAGTTCCGTGGCGATGTGACGCTTTTGACACCAGCCGTTGACTTTTTGGAAGAAAAGACTGGCAAGCCTGTGCTGGGAATCGTGCCGCATATTGAGGATATGGGCATCGATGATGAGGATTCCGTATCCCTTGATGATAAGGCGGTAGAACAGGATGAGCCCCAGGCTGACCTGCATATTGCCGTGATCCAGACGCCGAAGATCTCCAATTTCACGGATTTTGACAGTCTGGCAGCGGAGCCGGATGTGTCCCTGTACTATGTGAAGCGGGCGGAAGAGCTGGGACATCCTGATCTGATTCTTCTGCCTGGCTCCAAGAATACCACGGAGGATCTGCTCCATCTGCGGGAATGCGGCTTGGAGGCGGCTATCCGTGAACAGGTGGCTGATGGCACGCCCCTTTGGGGTATCTGTGGCGGCTATCAGATGCTGGGGCGGAAGATTGCCGATCCCTTGCATACGGAATCGGCCAATGACGAGGTACAGGGCATGGGCTATCTGCCCATGGAGACCACCTTTGCGGCGGAAAAATTGACCAGTCAGGTACAGGCTGACTGTGTGCAGCTGGATTTCCTAGGCCGGGATATCGCAGTCAAAGGGCTTTATGGCTATGAGATCCATACAGGCGAAACGAGATTTGACGGTCAGCCTTCACATCCCTTTACGATAATTGACCGGTCAAATGAAAGCGTCAATATCGCCGAAGGTTTGACCTGTCAGATTGACGGTCAGGGGCAGGTGGTTGGCACCTATATCCATGGCATATTTGATCAGGACGATTTTCGGCGGGAAGTCCTCAATGCCCTGCGGGCACGCAAGGGTCTGGCAGCATTGCCTGTCCAGCGCAGCGTGCGGCAGGAAAAGGAGCGGGCCTATAACCGGCTGGCCAGCGTAGTGCGCACGAGCCTCGATATGGAGAAATTGGCCGAGATCATGGGTGAGCGCCTATGA
- a CDS encoding ABC transporter ATP-binding protein, giving the protein MADLLLDVQGLQAGYGGRQVLRQVYFQAGGGELIGLIGPNGAGKSTLLKALRGLLPAEGRIGIKGKSLGDYTPQEMARVVAYLPQHSHVPFAFTVREVVLMGRAPHLRWWQREGAQDVRIAEACMEYMAVADLADTPVNTLSGGQRQRVLLAKVLAQQTPLLLLDEPASGLDLFYQEELFRFCRELCQAGRTILLVVHDLALAARFCSRLLLVGQGGLLADGEPRAVLQPELLSRAYGVSVYVDFHPQTGHADIYTRAMARRQQLLPLLMGGDAS; this is encoded by the coding sequence ATGGCTGATCTTTTGCTTGATGTGCAGGGCTTGCAAGCTGGCTATGGCGGGCGGCAGGTGTTGCGGCAGGTTTACTTTCAGGCTGGCGGCGGCGAGCTTATCGGCCTGATTGGCCCCAATGGGGCAGGCAAGAGCACCTTGCTGAAAGCCCTGCGCGGGCTGCTGCCTGCTGAGGGGCGTATCGGAATCAAAGGCAAAAGCCTTGGGGACTATACCCCGCAGGAAATGGCCAGGGTGGTGGCTTATCTGCCCCAGCACAGTCATGTGCCCTTTGCCTTCACGGTAAGGGAAGTGGTGCTGATGGGCCGGGCGCCGCATTTGCGTTGGTGGCAGCGGGAGGGGGCGCAGGATGTCCGCATCGCTGAGGCCTGCATGGAATATATGGCGGTGGCGGATCTGGCGGACACGCCGGTCAATACCCTGTCGGGCGGGCAGCGGCAACGGGTGCTGCTGGCCAAAGTTCTGGCCCAGCAGACGCCTTTGCTGTTGCTGGATGAACCGGCCAGTGGTCTGGACTTGTTCTATCAGGAGGAACTTTTCCGTTTCTGCCGGGAACTTTGTCAGGCAGGCCGGACAATCCTGCTGGTGGTGCATGATCTGGCACTGGCGGCCCGCTTCTGTTCCCGGCTGTTGCTGGTGGGGCAGGGGGGCCTGCTCGCAGATGGCGAGCCCAGGGCGGTCTTGCAGCCGGAACTGTTGAGCCGTGCCTATGGCGTTTCTGTCTATGTGGATTTCCATCCGCAGACCGGCCATGCGGATATTTACACCAGAGCGATGGCCAGACGGCAGCAATTGCTGCCTTTGCTGATGGGAGGGGATGCGTCATGA
- a CDS encoding ExbD/TolR family protein: MRLRDRRHMEKPDIIIIPMIDIMFFLLVFFMLSTLYMVNLKTVDINMPQAAHAETQLKVTYVVTMKNDGSLWLEDKPIAEQELLKRVAQQQANNPQFTVVVRADQKLDYGMVIGLLDKIKGAGVTKVGLAADSAGGQ; this comes from the coding sequence ATGCGTTTGCGTGACCGCCGCCATATGGAAAAGCCGGATATCATCATCATTCCGATGATTGACATCATGTTTTTCCTGTTGGTGTTCTTTATGCTCAGCACCCTGTATATGGTGAATCTCAAGACTGTGGATATCAATATGCCCCAGGCTGCCCATGCGGAAACGCAGCTCAAGGTGACCTATGTGGTCACGATGAAAAATGACGGCAGTCTGTGGCTGGAGGATAAGCCCATTGCTGAGCAGGAATTGCTGAAAAGAGTGGCGCAGCAACAGGCCAATAATCCGCAGTTTACTGTGGTGGTGCGGGCTGACCAGAAGCTGGACTATGGCATGGTTATAGGCCTGCTGGATAAGATCAAGGGTGCCGGTGTGACCAAAGTTGGCCTGGCCGCCGACAGTGCCGGAGGGCAGTGA
- a CDS encoding ABC transporter substrate-binding protein → MAIIGLLLLICLTGCKNEAQDTKEQTAYTVTDAQGTQVNMPVKPKRILTMSMSTDEVMLGLVEPERMAAVNAMLDDPASSNVVELGKKVETKIRYPSVEEIAALQPDLVIIPDWGDLSRVAALRDLGIPVVVCKGPRSLQEVKETIKLLAQAAGEPQRGEVLLQKMDEKLAEITAKVQEIPQSERRSVVLISLMKGYGGAGCCFDEACQLAGVINGRAAAGIKNGEEMSKEKLVEINPDILFLPTYNNHGKFDIDRFRNEYMNDQSLQNMKAIQQGNLLEPDEGYIYNCSQDFVFAVQEIAYRVYGDKFKLEPQQHLTAVEN, encoded by the coding sequence TTGGCTATAATCGGTCTGTTGCTGCTCATCTGCTTGACCGGATGTAAGAATGAAGCACAGGATACAAAAGAGCAAACCGCCTATACCGTGACCGATGCACAGGGAACCCAGGTTAATATGCCGGTCAAGCCTAAGCGTATCCTGACCATGTCCATGAGCACGGACGAGGTCATGTTGGGACTGGTGGAACCGGAGCGAATGGCGGCAGTCAATGCCATGCTGGATGATCCGGCCAGTTCCAATGTGGTGGAGCTGGGCAAGAAGGTGGAAACAAAAATCCGCTATCCGTCCGTGGAGGAGATTGCCGCTTTGCAGCCGGATCTGGTGATCATTCCCGATTGGGGTGACTTGTCCAGGGTGGCAGCTTTGCGGGATCTGGGAATCCCCGTAGTTGTGTGCAAGGGACCGCGCAGTTTGCAGGAGGTTAAGGAAACCATCAAATTGCTGGCACAGGCGGCAGGCGAACCGCAGCGGGGCGAGGTGCTGCTGCAGAAGATGGATGAGAAACTGGCAGAAATCACCGCCAAGGTACAGGAAATCCCGCAAAGCGAGCGGCGCAGCGTGGTGCTGATTTCCCTGATGAAGGGCTATGGCGGTGCTGGCTGCTGCTTCGATGAAGCCTGTCAGCTGGCCGGTGTGATCAATGGCCGGGCTGCTGCCGGCATCAAGAACGGCGAGGAAATGAGCAAGGAAAAGCTTGTGGAGATCAATCCCGATATCTTGTTCCTGCCCACCTATAACAATCATGGAAAATTTGATATTGACCGCTTCCGGAATGAATATATGAATGACCAATCATTGCAGAATATGAAGGCCATTCAGCAGGGCAATCTGCTGGAACCGGATGAGGGTTATATATATAACTGTTCGCAGGATTTTGTCTTTGCGGTACAGGAAATCGCTTATCGCGTTTATGGCGATAAGTTCAAGCTGGAACCGCAGCAGCACCTGACGGCAGTAGAGAATTAA
- the cobS gene encoding adenosylcobinamide-GDP ribazoletransferase: MRSFITALQFLTRIHVKEQQDLTVEDFGRSTKFFPLVGLILGIIYMLASWCLIAVFGWANFVTTLLVILPILLTGGLMLDGFMDTVDGVFSGRERERVLEIMKDSRVGSFGVIALACLLLVNWSAMRDVKLVLIMTALFVMPIIGRMAMVMAIAFFPYARKEGMGKVFAEMADRETVVLAATVTLVFVVPWGQAAIAALVIGLAFAWLVATWLSHKLGGLTGDTYGAIETLTETVVLLVFWVTSWIPGGLHILWR, encoded by the coding sequence ATGAGATCATTTATTACCGCCCTGCAGTTTCTGACACGGATTCATGTGAAGGAGCAGCAGGATTTGACGGTTGAGGACTTTGGCCGCAGTACGAAATTCTTTCCCTTGGTGGGGCTTATCTTAGGCATTATCTATATGCTGGCCTCCTGGTGCCTGATTGCGGTCTTTGGCTGGGCAAATTTTGTTACCACGTTGCTGGTAATCCTGCCCATCCTGTTGACGGGCGGCTTGATGCTGGACGGTTTTATGGACACTGTGGATGGTGTCTTTTCGGGCCGGGAGCGGGAAAGAGTCTTGGAAATCATGAAGGACAGCCGGGTGGGGTCCTTCGGCGTGATTGCGTTGGCCTGCCTGCTGCTGGTCAACTGGTCAGCCATGCGGGATGTAAAGCTGGTACTGATTATGACAGCGCTTTTTGTTATGCCCATTATCGGCCGCATGGCCATGGTCATGGCGATAGCCTTCTTCCCCTATGCCCGTAAGGAGGGCATGGGCAAGGTTTTTGCAGAGATGGCGGATAGGGAAACCGTGGTGCTGGCGGCAACTGTCACGTTAGTCTTCGTTGTCCCTTGGGGACAGGCGGCCATTGCGGCGTTGGTCATTGGTCTGGCCTTTGCCTGGCTGGTGGCTACATGGCTCAGTCATAAACTCGGCGGCTTGACCGGTGATACCTACGGTGCCATCGAAACCTTGACGGAAACCGTAGTGCTATTGGTATTCTGGGTGACCTCCTGGATTCCCGGCGGCCTGCATATTTTGTGGCGTTGA
- a CDS encoding FecCD family ABC transporter permease, producing MKNHFVSVLAVMFMLLLFMMLLSLSWGQMDIPFAHVLDALRKAAGLAPVNGLTPNEEAVIWHIRLPRTLVGLLTGAALAAAGAALQGLFANPLADPTIIGVSSGASVGAIVAIATGLSAATLFALPICALLGALLAVSLTIALAFRRGRIPVLTLLLAGVVVGMFLAAVSAMLLTAVSENKLQEYLFWTIGGLDYRRWEHVWLGLFPIAISVGIICLLARQLNILSLGETEAKAVGLPVIRFRLILLFLAALSTATGVCISGNIGFVGLVVPHMLRMLIGPDHRRLLPASVLAGGIFLLACDIVGRVLLAGTEIRVGIMTAFIGTPYFLYLLRRQQRME from the coding sequence ATGAAAAATCATTTCGTCAGCGTGCTGGCCGTCATGTTTATGCTGCTGCTCTTTATGATGCTGCTTTCCCTGAGCTGGGGACAGATGGATATTCCCTTTGCCCATGTGCTGGATGCCCTGCGCAAGGCCGCAGGGCTGGCACCAGTGAATGGCCTGACACCCAATGAAGAGGCGGTTATCTGGCATATCCGTCTGCCGCGTACATTGGTGGGCTTGCTCACCGGTGCGGCCTTAGCGGCGGCGGGCGCAGCTTTGCAAGGACTCTTTGCCAATCCACTGGCTGACCCGACGATTATTGGCGTGTCCAGCGGGGCTTCTGTGGGAGCAATCGTGGCTATTGCCACGGGACTTTCGGCGGCAACCTTGTTTGCTTTGCCCATCTGTGCCCTGCTGGGGGCCTTGCTGGCGGTTAGCCTGACCATTGCGCTGGCTTTTCGCCGGGGACGGATTCCGGTGCTGACGCTGTTGCTGGCCGGTGTGGTGGTCGGTATGTTCTTGGCAGCAGTATCGGCAATGCTGTTGACGGCTGTCAGCGAGAATAAATTGCAGGAATATCTGTTCTGGACAATCGGCGGCCTGGATTATCGCCGTTGGGAGCATGTGTGGCTGGGGCTTTTCCCCATTGCCATCAGCGTGGGCATTATCTGCCTGCTGGCGCGGCAGCTCAATATTTTGTCCTTGGGGGAAACGGAGGCCAAGGCCGTAGGCCTGCCGGTAATCCGCTTCCGCCTGATCCTGCTGTTCCTCGCGGCGCTCTCTACGGCGACGGGGGTCTGCATCAGCGGCAATATCGGTTTTGTAGGCTTGGTGGTGCCCCATATGCTGCGGATGCTCATCGGGCCTGACCATCGGAGGCTGTTGCCGGCAAGCGTTTTGGCCGGAGGCATCTTCCTGCTCGCCTGCGATATTGTGGGCCGGGTGCTTTTAGCCGGCACGGAGATTCGCGTGGGCATCATGACTGCTTTTATCGGCACACCGTATTTTTTGTATCTGCTGCGCAGGCAGCAGCGAATGGAGTAG
- the cbiB gene encoding adenosylcobinamide-phosphate synthase CbiB: MMTGILAFLVDCIIGDPRSGWHPVVLMGKLISLLERLFYHPTDKDTRKFAWGAVLVLVVLWLVYAVAEGIMLLSYRIPWSWGSTAVGAVMLSFAISPKSLAKAGKELYGLLLAGDMKEARRKVGWIVGRDTDKLDEPEIARATVETIAENTTDGIIAPLFFFVLGGVPLAMAYRAANTMDSMIGYKNDKYLYFGRAAARLDDVLNYIPARITGVLFIFAAWILGYDYKFAYRMMLRDAKKHPSPNGGYAEATVAGALHVRLGGYNSYFGQPHFRAYMGEPLETLGIKHIMGAIRLMYTATVMFIIICYAMFGL, encoded by the coding sequence ATGATGACAGGAATCCTGGCGTTTTTGGTGGATTGCATTATCGGCGATCCCAGAAGCGGATGGCATCCGGTGGTGCTGATGGGCAAGCTGATTTCCCTGCTGGAGCGGCTGTTCTATCATCCAACCGATAAGGATACGCGGAAATTTGCCTGGGGGGCGGTGCTGGTACTCGTGGTGCTTTGGCTGGTTTATGCTGTGGCCGAGGGCATTATGCTGCTGTCGTATCGGATTCCCTGGAGCTGGGGCAGCACGGCGGTGGGAGCCGTCATGCTTTCCTTTGCCATATCCCCTAAAAGCCTGGCTAAGGCCGGCAAGGAACTTTACGGTTTGCTGCTGGCTGGCGATATGAAGGAAGCCCGCCGCAAGGTGGGCTGGATTGTGGGGCGGGACACGGACAAGCTGGACGAGCCGGAAATCGCCCGGGCCACCGTGGAAACCATTGCGGAAAATACCACCGATGGTATCATCGCGCCCTTGTTCTTCTTCGTGCTGGGGGGTGTGCCTTTGGCCATGGCCTATCGGGCGGCCAATACCATGGACTCCATGATTGGCTATAAGAATGACAAGTATCTTTATTTCGGACGGGCGGCGGCCCGGCTGGATGATGTGCTGAATTATATCCCCGCCCGCATTACAGGCGTGCTTTTTATCTTTGCGGCCTGGATTCTGGGCTACGACTATAAATTTGCCTACCGCATGATGCTGCGGGATGCGAAGAAACATCCAAGCCCCAATGGCGGCTATGCCGAAGCTACAGTGGCCGGCGCTCTGCATGTCCGTCTGGGCGGCTATAATTCCTACTTTGGGCAGCCGCATTTCCGTGCCTATATGGGCGAACCGCTGGAAACATTGGGCATCAAGCATATCATGGGCGCCATCCGGCTGATGTATACTGCAACTGTGATGTTTATCATTATCTGCTACGCCATGTTTGGGTTATGA